One Epinephelus lanceolatus isolate andai-2023 chromosome 10, ASM4190304v1, whole genome shotgun sequence genomic region harbors:
- the cmc1 gene encoding COX assembly mitochondrial protein homolog yields MEAANAEEVHLRHVEKDVLIPKLMREKAKELCAEKVEAFSHCCKDAGFLMAFKCREENAALKECLTIHYKDPGFYEQCKQEYIQEKLEFERTGVASKNRKQKLPTSM; encoded by the exons AGGAGGTCCACCTGAGACATGTGGAGAAAGATGTCCTGATCCCCAAATTGATGAGAGAGAAAGCCAAGGAGCTCTGTGCTGAGAAagttgaag CCTTCTCCCACTGCTGTAAAGACGCTGGTTTCCTCATGGCGTTCAAGTGTCGAGAGGAGAACGCAGCGCTGAAGGAATGTCTCACGATACA CTACAAAGACCCCGGCTTCTATGAGCAGTGTAAGCAGGAATACATCCAAGAGAAACTGGAGTTTGAGAGGACAGGGGTCGCATCAAAGAACAGGAAACAAAAACTCCCAACTAGCATGTAA